A genome region from Opitutaceae bacterium includes the following:
- a CDS encoding sugar phosphate isomerase/epimerase, with protein sequence MSAPSRSSPPSISRRHFLLETTLAASALSLAGKVTTPTAHAAVTPARTTWPISVFSKPFQHLNAEATAEFVESIGWDGIECPVRPKGQIEPEKAADLLPAYVQALKQRGREMYLATTDITRIDQKFAESTLRALSKSGVRRIRLGYYKYDLSRSPADQIGEAAAALRDIAAACGELGIQAGYQNHSGRNYMGAPVWDIYSAIKDLDPRHMGFCFDIGHATVEGGTDWPIQAKLVESHLTAVYIKDFFWKKSEKGWQAAWCPLGDGMVNRSYFESLRKTSYRGPVSQHHEYHWTSESEMTAMMRRDLRVLKEWLAA encoded by the coding sequence ATGTCCGCACCCAGCCGTTCCTCCCCGCCGTCAATTTCCCGGCGACACTTTCTCCTCGAAACCACACTCGCCGCCTCCGCCCTCAGCCTCGCGGGAAAAGTGACCACCCCGACGGCTCATGCGGCCGTCACCCCCGCGCGCACGACCTGGCCTATCAGCGTTTTTTCCAAGCCGTTTCAGCACTTGAATGCGGAAGCGACGGCGGAATTTGTCGAGTCCATCGGCTGGGACGGCATCGAGTGTCCGGTGCGTCCGAAGGGGCAGATTGAACCAGAAAAAGCCGCCGATCTTCTTCCGGCCTACGTCCAGGCGCTCAAGCAGCGCGGACGGGAAATGTACCTGGCGACAACCGACATCACGCGCATCGATCAGAAATTTGCGGAGTCGACGCTTCGCGCCCTGTCGAAATCGGGCGTCCGGCGCATCCGGCTGGGCTACTACAAGTACGACCTCTCCCGATCGCCCGCGGACCAGATCGGAGAAGCCGCGGCGGCGCTGCGCGACATCGCGGCGGCCTGCGGCGAACTCGGCATCCAGGCGGGCTACCAGAATCACTCCGGGCGCAATTACATGGGCGCGCCCGTGTGGGACATTTATTCCGCCATCAAGGACCTCGATCCCCGCCACATGGGCTTCTGCTTCGACATCGGCCACGCGACAGTCGAGGGCGGCACGGACTGGCCCATTCAGGCGAAACTCGTGGAGTCGCATCTGACGGCGGTGTACATCAAGGATTTCTTCTGGAAGAAATCCGAGAAGGGATGGCAGGCGGCCTGGTGCCCGCTTGGCGATGGCATGGTGAACCGCAGCTATTTCGAGTCGCTCAGGAAAACGAGCTACCGCGGACCCGTTTCCCAGCACCACGAATACCACTGGACCAGCGAGTCCGAGATGACCGCCATGATGCGCAGGGATCTGCGTGTCCTGAAAGAATGGCTGGCCGCCTGA
- a CDS encoding DUF59 domain-containing protein, translating to MPSRNEYTLSRDVTATLIPAGDEVVLPKGTQVFITQALGGNVTVRTERGLYRISGDDVGAIEGYAGNAAGAAAAASTGPGGAFSEEMVWDVLRTCFDPEIPVNIVDLGLVYDVAVEDRAEGGRAVEVKMTLTAQGCGMGPVIAEDARAKVAALPEVKSARVHIVWDPVWTPQMITPAGRNALGLE from the coding sequence ATGCCTTCCCGCAACGAGTACACACTCTCCCGCGACGTCACCGCCACATTGATACCGGCCGGTGATGAGGTCGTGCTGCCCAAGGGCACGCAGGTGTTCATTACGCAGGCGCTCGGCGGCAATGTCACCGTGCGTACGGAGAGAGGTTTGTATCGGATTTCTGGTGACGACGTCGGTGCGATCGAAGGCTACGCCGGGAATGCCGCCGGTGCGGCCGCCGCCGCGTCGACGGGACCGGGCGGTGCATTCAGCGAGGAGATGGTCTGGGATGTCCTGCGCACCTGTTTCGATCCGGAGATTCCGGTGAACATTGTCGACCTCGGCCTGGTGTATGACGTCGCGGTCGAGGACCGCGCGGAGGGCGGCCGAGCGGTCGAGGTGAAAATGACGCTGACGGCGCAGGGCTGCGGGATGGGCCCGGTGATTGCCGAGGATGCGCGCGCGAAGGTGGCGGCGCTCCCCGAGGTGAAAAGCGCGCGCGTGCACATCGTGTGGGATCCGGTGTGGACCCCGCAGATGATCACGCCTGCGGGCCGGAACGCGCTGGGACTGGAGTAG
- the sppA gene encoding signal peptide peptidase SppA, with translation MKTFFASMLGTMAALFVFVLFVVVAAFGFVGFVAMATSGSKPVTVENGSYLVFDLNADISDAPPQVNPLEVFTSMEQPDRPKALQLRTVTRSLRAAAKDARIRGMLITGRMVPNDYGSSLAALKEVREAIEAFRKSGKSVVAYLSDAGTREIYLTSVASEIILDPYGQVALPGLASEPMFFAGALEKLGVGVQVARVGKYKSAVEPFLRENLSPENREQLQKLLDDLWSTVRGSIATAREMDPAALQALVDTEGNVRPAKALAAKLVDRVAYRDEVISELKRNTGQDISKESFKQTALTAYVRTLPPEPIAAAAGKSGSTTAKRGKIAVVYAEGAIVDGEGRHGEVGGTSFARELRRLRQDSGVSAVVIRVNSPGGSATASEHILREVRLTREVKPVVVSMGGYAASGGYWISTFGDRIFAEDATITGSIGVFSVLIDVQKLATNLGVTFDVVKTGHFADLGTISRPKTPEELALFQRDADWIYGEFLARVGEARKLSPERVKEIAQGRVWSGTDGLKVGLVDEIGGLDAAIAYAAEKADLGDNFSVVEYPRAKSFQDTVRELVEGMQSSASKPGLLGMITERFREQAATVAQFNDPRHLYARLPLEIVVQ, from the coding sequence ATGAAAACTTTCTTTGCCTCCATGCTCGGCACGATGGCGGCCCTGTTTGTCTTCGTCCTTTTCGTGGTTGTCGCCGCCTTCGGTTTCGTGGGTTTCGTCGCAATGGCGACTTCGGGCTCGAAGCCGGTGACGGTGGAGAACGGTTCGTACCTCGTTTTCGACCTGAACGCCGACATTTCCGACGCACCGCCCCAGGTCAATCCGCTGGAGGTCTTCACCTCCATGGAGCAGCCGGACCGCCCGAAGGCGCTGCAGTTGAGGACGGTCACGCGGTCGCTGCGCGCGGCGGCGAAGGACGCGAGGATCCGCGGCATGCTGATCACGGGCCGCATGGTGCCCAATGACTACGGATCAAGCCTGGCCGCGTTGAAGGAGGTCCGCGAAGCGATCGAAGCCTTTCGCAAGAGTGGAAAATCCGTTGTCGCTTACTTGAGCGACGCCGGCACGCGCGAAATCTACCTGACGTCGGTCGCATCGGAAATCATTCTCGATCCCTACGGTCAGGTCGCGCTTCCGGGTCTCGCGAGCGAGCCCATGTTTTTCGCCGGCGCGCTTGAGAAGCTCGGCGTTGGCGTGCAGGTCGCGCGCGTCGGCAAGTACAAGTCTGCCGTGGAGCCGTTCCTGCGGGAGAACCTGAGCCCGGAGAACCGGGAGCAGCTTCAGAAGCTGCTCGACGATCTCTGGTCGACGGTGCGCGGCTCGATCGCGACGGCGCGGGAGATGGATCCGGCCGCGCTGCAGGCGCTGGTTGACACCGAGGGCAACGTCCGCCCCGCGAAGGCGCTCGCCGCAAAACTCGTGGATCGTGTGGCCTACCGCGATGAAGTGATCAGCGAACTCAAGCGAAACACTGGCCAGGACATCTCCAAGGAATCTTTCAAACAGACCGCCCTGACCGCCTACGTGCGGACCCTGCCGCCGGAACCCATCGCGGCCGCCGCTGGAAAGTCCGGCTCGACAACCGCAAAGCGCGGAAAAATCGCGGTGGTCTATGCCGAGGGCGCGATTGTCGATGGCGAGGGGCGCCATGGCGAGGTTGGCGGCACAAGTTTCGCCCGGGAGCTGAGGCGTCTGCGCCAGGACTCCGGCGTTTCCGCGGTGGTGATTCGCGTCAACAGCCCCGGTGGATCCGCAACCGCATCAGAGCACATCCTTCGCGAAGTGCGGCTGACGCGCGAGGTGAAGCCTGTCGTGGTCTCCATGGGTGGCTACGCCGCGTCGGGCGGCTACTGGATATCGACTTTCGGCGACCGCATCTTTGCGGAGGACGCCACGATCACGGGATCGATCGGCGTGTTCTCCGTTCTCATCGACGTGCAGAAACTCGCGACGAATCTGGGCGTGACCTTTGACGTCGTGAAGACCGGACACTTCGCCGACCTGGGCACGATTTCGCGTCCAAAAACCCCCGAGGAACTGGCGCTGTTTCAACGCGACGCCGACTGGATCTACGGCGAGTTCCTGGCCCGCGTGGGCGAGGCTCGCAAGCTGTCGCCGGAACGCGTGAAGGAGATCGCCCAGGGGCGCGTGTGGTCGGGAACTGACGGCTTGAAGGTTGGGCTCGTGGACGAGATCGGCGGGCTGGATGCAGCCATCGCGTATGCGGCGGAAAAGGCGGACCTGGGAGACAACTTCAGCGTCGTGGAGTATCCGCGGGCGAAGTCCTTTCAGGACACGGTGCGCGAATTGGTTGAGGGCATGCAGAGCTCCGCGTCAAAGCCCGGCCTGCTCGGCATGATCACCGAACGCTTCCGCGAGCAGGCGGCGACGGTCGCTCAGTTCAACGATCCCCGGCACCTCTATGCGCGCCTTCCGCTTGAGATAGTCGTGCAATAG
- a CDS encoding diaminopimelate epimerase: MRFAKYHALGNDYLVLNPADFPAWREPSTAQIRVLCHRNFGVGSDGILWGPLPSRDSDFGLRIFNPDGSEAEKSGNGLRIFSRYLSDQGLVRSPVFTVETPGGRVRSELKDSGRLITIDMGRVSFSSGRIPVTGPEREVINERVRIQDREFTFCAATIGNPHCVIPLPEVSADLARRYGPDLEVHPSFPRKTNVQFLQLLDRRNIRIEIWERGAGYTLASGSSSSAAAAVARRMDLIDERVTVHMPGGTLDIEIAPDFAIRMTGTVNKVADGSLHGELFDVTV; this comes from the coding sequence ATGCGCTTCGCCAAGTACCACGCCCTCGGAAATGACTACCTGGTGCTGAATCCGGCGGACTTCCCGGCCTGGCGGGAGCCCTCAACCGCGCAGATTCGCGTCCTTTGTCACCGCAATTTCGGGGTCGGTTCCGACGGCATTCTCTGGGGCCCCCTGCCCTCGCGCGACAGCGATTTCGGTCTCCGCATTTTCAACCCCGACGGCTCGGAGGCCGAAAAATCCGGCAACGGTCTGCGGATTTTTTCACGCTACCTTTCGGACCAGGGTCTGGTCAGAAGCCCCGTGTTCACCGTGGAGACGCCCGGGGGGCGGGTCCGCTCGGAGCTCAAGGACTCCGGCAGGCTCATCACCATCGACATGGGTCGGGTCAGCTTTTCGAGCGGCAGAATCCCCGTAACCGGTCCCGAGCGCGAAGTGATCAACGAACGCGTTCGGATCCAGGATCGGGAATTCACATTCTGCGCCGCGACCATCGGCAATCCCCACTGCGTTATCCCGCTTCCCGAAGTGTCCGCGGATCTGGCGCGTCGCTACGGCCCGGATCTGGAGGTCCATCCGTCATTCCCGCGCAAGACCAACGTGCAGTTCCTGCAACTGCTCGACCGCCGGAACATCCGCATCGAAATCTGGGAGCGCGGCGCCGGCTACACCCTGGCCTCGGGCAGCAGCTCCAGCGCCGCCGCCGCGGTCGCCCGCCGGATGGACCTGATCGATGAGCGGGTCACGGTGCACATGCCGGGCGGAACCCTCGACATCGAAATCGCCCCGGACTTCGCGATCCGGATGACCGGCACCGTCAACAAGGTCGCCGACGGCTCCCTGCACGGCGAGCTCTTCGACGTGACGGTCTGA
- a CDS encoding exosortase/archaeosortase family protein, protein MSRRAAEAGRTAFPRSSSLALALALVCVLLLAWIVFMVPEWFRNPDLSHGLVSPLLMAILLREARTQTYAGYLSSGANAVALVTLLAASLAIFLFAGLMAAALSWSNDLTLFLIGAALSLLLIAIWVVCARDEWRVLPFAWPAFVACLVPILSSPFPPGTYSRLTLALQLAVTRGVIGALHVLGIPARQSGNIIELAGARVGIEDACSGIRSLISCVVAALFFSGTLVSRPLARIVLVLVSVPLALGMNFIRSLGLTLAAERGVDIGGAIHTLSGYAGLLVCAFLLALIARGLGRRPPLSCPNVSAGNPPSTALPRVLLAGTALAAVSLLFFVLKTQPAATTRQPAPDLATILPSAYPGWKVETTEDLYRFSSTLQTNNLAQRTYLRETASGIERLTIYLAYWAPHQASVSLVASHTPDACWPGAGWKSLEERASRAPVSVGSHALPSAEYRTFQQGATVQHVWFWHLHDGQPVTDTDPFSPLKLARLILRHGVQSESSQLFIRFSSNAAWPALAAEPLVADIVHRLRPYGL, encoded by the coding sequence ATGAGCAGGCGCGCCGCAGAGGCGGGCCGGACCGCGTTTCCCCGATCCTCCAGTCTCGCCCTGGCGCTGGCATTGGTCTGCGTCCTCCTGCTGGCGTGGATCGTATTCATGGTGCCTGAGTGGTTTCGCAATCCCGACCTTTCGCACGGGCTCGTCAGTCCGCTCCTCATGGCGATCCTGCTTCGCGAGGCGCGCACGCAGACCTACGCCGGCTACCTTTCATCGGGAGCCAATGCGGTTGCGCTGGTCACTCTGCTCGCTGCATCGCTGGCGATTTTCCTGTTCGCGGGCCTGATGGCGGCGGCGCTTTCCTGGTCCAACGATCTCACACTGTTTCTGATCGGCGCAGCCCTGAGCCTGCTCTTGATCGCGATCTGGGTGGTGTGCGCGCGCGACGAGTGGCGAGTGCTGCCATTCGCCTGGCCCGCCTTTGTCGCCTGCCTCGTGCCGATCCTGAGTTCGCCGTTCCCACCAGGAACCTACTCACGGCTGACGCTTGCGCTACAACTCGCGGTCACCCGCGGGGTCATCGGTGCACTTCATGTCCTTGGCATTCCCGCGAGGCAGAGTGGAAACATCATTGAGCTGGCCGGCGCGCGCGTGGGAATCGAGGATGCCTGCAGCGGCATCCGCAGTCTCATTTCCTGCGTCGTCGCGGCGCTTTTCTTCTCGGGCACACTCGTCAGCCGTCCCCTGGCCAGGATCGTGCTCGTTCTGGTGTCGGTGCCGCTCGCGCTCGGCATGAACTTCATCCGCTCGCTCGGACTTACCCTGGCCGCCGAGCGCGGGGTCGACATCGGCGGAGCGATTCACACCCTTTCCGGTTATGCGGGACTGCTGGTCTGCGCATTCCTGCTGGCGCTCATTGCGCGAGGCCTTGGACGACGCCCCCCGCTCTCCTGTCCGAATGTTTCCGCGGGCAATCCGCCATCGACCGCGCTTCCGCGCGTGCTCCTCGCAGGCACCGCGCTCGCGGCGGTTTCGCTGCTCTTTTTCGTCCTGAAAACGCAGCCTGCCGCAACCACCCGCCAGCCTGCGCCCGATCTGGCTACGATTCTGCCGTCCGCCTATCCGGGATGGAAGGTTGAGACCACGGAGGATCTCTACCGGTTTTCCTCCACGCTCCAGACCAACAACCTTGCGCAGCGCACCTATCTGCGGGAGACCGCCAGCGGCATTGAGCGACTCACGATCTATCTCGCCTATTGGGCGCCGCATCAGGCGTCCGTCAGCCTGGTGGCATCGCACACACCGGACGCCTGCTGGCCGGGCGCCGGATGGAAATCGCTCGAGGAACGCGCCTCGCGGGCGCCCGTCAGCGTCGGCAGCCACGCCCTGCCTTCCGCCGAATACCGGACCTTCCAGCAGGGTGCCACGGTGCAGCATGTCTGGTTCTGGCACCTCCATGACGGGCAGCCCGTGACCGACACCGATCCCTTTTCCCCCCTCAAGCTTGCGCGATTGATCCTCCGTCACGGCGTGCAGAGCGAGTCGTCGCAACTCTTCATCCGCTTCTCAAGCAACGCCGCCTGGCCCGCGCTCGCCGCCGAGCCTCTGGTCGCGGACATCGTTCATCGGCTGCGGCCCTATGGACTCTGA
- a CDS encoding TRAM domain-containing protein — protein sequence MNRTLVPIRVVFIALCAAGGWLVCYTIADWDRFQLLATFMGFSIGVLVVLVDLLLRGFSLRGLSAVTFGLAIGLLIAQLLGASPLFDQGDPEVIHLVRLGLFLVCGYLGAVIALRGKDEFNLVIPYVRFVRHEVDVPLVVVDTSALIDGRVARVCEAGFMGGALIIPRFVLNEVQSIADSSDPLLQGRGRRGLEVLNELRQIKRLDLRIHESEAKRSDIEAKLVFLAQSMRAKLLTTDYNLAKMAEFHGVAWLNLNALSKSLKPALLLGESVEVELIKPGKEENQGVGYLEDGSMVVVSDGRSHLGQTVQAEITSVIPSAGGKMVFARINSNLRS from the coding sequence ATGAACCGAACCTTGGTGCCCATACGCGTTGTTTTCATCGCCCTTTGCGCGGCGGGGGGGTGGCTGGTGTGTTATACCATTGCAGACTGGGATCGCTTTCAGCTGCTGGCGACGTTCATGGGTTTCTCGATCGGCGTGCTTGTCGTTCTGGTGGATTTGCTGCTTCGAGGTTTCTCCCTGCGTGGACTCAGTGCCGTGACCTTTGGCCTCGCGATCGGCTTGCTGATCGCGCAACTCCTGGGGGCCTCGCCGCTTTTCGACCAGGGAGATCCTGAAGTCATCCACCTCGTGCGACTGGGTTTGTTTCTGGTATGCGGATATCTTGGTGCGGTTATCGCGCTGCGCGGAAAGGATGAGTTTAATCTTGTCATTCCGTACGTGCGGTTCGTGAGACACGAGGTGGATGTTCCGCTGGTCGTTGTGGATACGAGCGCATTGATCGACGGCCGCGTGGCGCGCGTCTGTGAAGCTGGGTTCATGGGCGGCGCGCTGATCATTCCGCGTTTCGTGCTCAACGAGGTGCAGTCGATTGCCGACTCCTCGGATCCGCTGCTTCAGGGGCGTGGACGTCGTGGGTTGGAGGTGTTGAATGAGCTGCGCCAGATCAAGCGACTCGACCTGCGAATTCACGAAAGTGAAGCGAAGCGGAGCGATATTGAGGCGAAGCTTGTGTTTCTCGCGCAATCCATGCGTGCCAAGCTTCTGACGACCGACTACAATCTGGCGAAAATGGCGGAGTTTCATGGCGTCGCATGGCTCAATCTAAACGCGCTCTCAAAGTCATTGAAGCCCGCGCTGCTGCTGGGCGAGTCGGTGGAAGTTGAACTGATCAAGCCGGGCAAGGAAGAGAACCAAGGGGTCGGTTACCTCGAAGATGGATCGATGGTGGTGGTAAGCGACGGACGTTCTCACCTGGGGCAGACGGTGCAGGCCGAGATCACCAGTGTAATTCCATCTGCCGGAGGCAAGATGGTGTTTGCGCGCATCAATTCGAACCTCCGCTCGTGA
- a CDS encoding EVE domain-containing protein produces MTIQYWLVKQEPDSYPWARFVADRKTDWTGVRNYQARNNLKAMNKGDEVLFYASGDIKAVLGVAVVSRAAFPDPTSETGESWVAVELKAGKALPKPVTLTQIKSEPDLQSMLLIRHTRLSVVPVSRKEFDSILEIGS; encoded by the coding sequence ATGACAATCCAATACTGGCTCGTTAAACAAGAACCCGACTCCTACCCGTGGGCCCGGTTTGTGGCCGATCGCAAAACCGACTGGACGGGAGTGCGCAACTACCAGGCGCGAAACAACCTGAAAGCCATGAACAAGGGTGATGAGGTTCTGTTCTACGCGAGTGGCGACATCAAGGCTGTCCTGGGTGTGGCCGTGGTCTCAAGGGCAGCTTTTCCCGATCCCACCTCAGAGACCGGAGAATCCTGGGTCGCCGTCGAGCTCAAGGCAGGCAAGGCGCTCCCCAAACCTGTGACGCTCACCCAGATCAAATCCGAGCCAGACCTGCAATCCATGCTCTTGATCCGGCACACACGCCTTTCTGTCGTGCCAGTGTCCAGGAAGGAGTTCGACTCCATTCTCGAAATAGGATCCTGA
- a CDS encoding prephenate dehydrogenase/arogenate dehydrogenase family protein, translating into MIETIAILAPGLLGGSVAMAARARGAARRIVIWARRPEVRLQVAKQPWCDAIASTPEIAAGEADVVVLAAPVERIVELARAIAPHLKPGSVVTDVGSTKGSLVRACTNALGIQAHFVGSHPMAGSEKTGWENGSAELFLRRVCFVTPLPSTDAAALEIVSRLWSDLGASVATLSPDEHDEIVAHISHLPQVIASTLCTFLSQRPAPWRNFSGGGLRDTTRIAASDPAIWVEILRNNRDEILRALRGFQSEMESFHAALANGDWIEVESRIERGKAYRDAFRP; encoded by the coding sequence ATGATTGAGACAATCGCCATACTCGCGCCTGGCCTGCTCGGTGGATCCGTGGCCATGGCGGCACGGGCACGTGGAGCCGCACGGCGCATTGTCATCTGGGCCCGACGCCCGGAAGTTCGTTTGCAGGTTGCGAAACAACCTTGGTGCGATGCAATTGCATCGACTCCGGAAATCGCGGCAGGCGAAGCAGACGTCGTGGTGCTCGCCGCACCCGTTGAAAGGATCGTCGAACTGGCGCGTGCCATCGCTCCGCATCTGAAGCCCGGAAGTGTCGTGACCGACGTTGGTTCAACCAAGGGATCACTGGTCCGCGCCTGCACCAATGCTCTCGGCATCCAGGCTCATTTTGTCGGCTCCCATCCCATGGCGGGAAGCGAGAAGACCGGCTGGGAAAACGGCTCCGCCGAGCTTTTTCTACGCCGCGTCTGCTTCGTGACCCCGCTTCCTTCAACGGATGCCGCCGCATTGGAGATCGTCAGCCGACTCTGGAGCGATCTCGGTGCGAGTGTAGCGACGCTATCACCCGACGAACACGATGAGATTGTCGCGCACATCAGTCACCTGCCGCAGGTGATCGCCAGCACGCTTTGCACTTTCCTCTCACAGCGCCCCGCTCCATGGAGAAACTTCTCCGGCGGTGGTTTGCGCGACACGACACGAATTGCAGCAAGCGACCCGGCCATCTGGGTTGAAATCCTTCGCAACAATCGGGACGAAATTCTGCGCGCACTGCGCGGCTTCCAATCCGAGATGGAGTCTTTCCACGCGGCGCTGGCCAACGGAGACTGGATCGAGGTCGAGTCCAGGATCGAGCGCGGCAAGGCCTACCGCGATGCCTTCCGCCCCTAG
- the aroA gene encoding 3-phosphoshikimate 1-carboxyvinyltransferase: MTLPELLPVAPFTHPVRGEAVLPGSKSLTNRALLLAALSANPARLAGALFSEDTELMASALRAMGFTVVTEAATGTIELHGQDKAYPASSTAQNPTELFVGLAGTAARFLTALCAAAPRGVYRIDGVPQMRRRPMRPLIDALRSLGAGIKCLGEEGFFPLEIHGGGLRGGRVRLDASESSQLLSALLMIAPRSPGPVKIELAGSVRWTFVEMSLRLMAEFGVHVPVPQDRSSFAIAPRVYRAPEMCVVEPDATAASYFQALPLVVGGSLALPGLRPPGAGLQGDSAFLDVMQRVRLRPEGQPLSEDFHEISDTFLTLAAIAPLLKGPTHISGIAHTRKQETDRVAGMASELRRLGQDVIETEDSLTITPRPLRTGHVIETYGDHRFAMSFGILGCRNLLGNGSPWLTIRNPACCAKTFPHFFELLASLRQKSLPA, translated from the coding sequence ATGACCTTGCCTGAACTGCTTCCCGTCGCACCCTTCACCCACCCAGTCCGGGGTGAGGCTGTCCTTCCTGGATCCAAAAGCCTGACCAATCGCGCGCTCCTGCTAGCTGCACTGAGTGCCAATCCCGCAAGACTTGCCGGAGCTCTTTTCAGCGAGGACACCGAGTTGATGGCCTCCGCACTGCGCGCAATGGGTTTCACCGTTGTCACTGAGGCAGCGACCGGCACCATTGAACTTCACGGCCAGGACAAGGCCTATCCCGCGTCCAGCACTGCACAAAATCCGACTGAACTCTTTGTCGGCCTTGCCGGCACCGCCGCTCGTTTCCTCACGGCCCTGTGCGCGGCAGCCCCTCGCGGCGTGTATCGGATCGACGGCGTTCCGCAGATGCGCCGGCGCCCGATGCGCCCGCTCATAGATGCCCTTCGTTCCCTCGGCGCAGGCATCAAGTGTTTGGGCGAGGAGGGATTTTTCCCGCTGGAAATCCATGGCGGCGGACTCCGTGGCGGCAGGGTCCGCCTCGATGCGAGCGAGAGCAGCCAGTTGCTCTCGGCACTGCTGATGATCGCGCCTCGTTCGCCAGGACCCGTCAAAATCGAACTTGCCGGCTCGGTAAGGTGGACCTTTGTGGAAATGTCTCTCCGGCTGATGGCGGAGTTCGGCGTCCACGTGCCGGTGCCGCAGGACAGGTCCTCTTTCGCCATCGCGCCCAGGGTCTATCGCGCGCCCGAGATGTGCGTCGTCGAACCCGACGCCACCGCCGCCAGCTATTTCCAGGCTCTTCCGCTCGTCGTGGGTGGATCTCTCGCCCTCCCCGGCCTGCGCCCTCCGGGTGCCGGCTTGCAGGGAGACTCCGCGTTCCTCGATGTCATGCAGCGCGTGCGGTTGCGGCCGGAAGGACAGCCTCTCTCCGAGGATTTCCACGAGATTTCCGACACGTTCCTGACCCTTGCAGCAATCGCCCCGCTCCTCAAGGGTCCGACACACATCTCCGGCATCGCGCACACGCGCAAACAAGAGACCGACCGCGTAGCCGGCATGGCATCCGAGCTTCGCCGCCTGGGACAGGATGTGATCGAAACCGAAGACTCCCTGACCATCACCCCACGCCCCCTGCGTACCGGACATGTCATCGAGACCTATGGCGATCATCGCTTCGCCATGAGCTTCGGCATTCTCGGATGTCGCAATCTCCTCGGAAATGGTTCGCCCTGGCTCACCATTCGAAACCCCGCCTGCTGTGCCAAAACCTTCCCGCACTTTTTCGAGTTGCTCGCCTCGCTGCGGCAAAAATCGTTGCCGGCCTGA
- the cmk gene encoding (d)CMP kinase, translating into MGSTSPFLIVAIDGGAASGKSSTSRALAARFPLLHVDTGAHYRAITAEMLRQGVSPSDPLAVESALTRLSLGTQVTGSEASLEVNGRIPGTEIRSPEVNASVSHFAALPAVRSTLLQYQRGQADVARRLGFRGLLMEGRDIGSVIFPDADLRFYLHADPEERARRRAEQGQADSITERDRLDSSRKTAPLTISPGAIAIDSTHLSLEQVVFQVSARIAEKLQTGRR; encoded by the coding sequence ATGGGCTCTACCTCTCCCTTTCTCATCGTCGCCATCGACGGCGGCGCGGCCTCCGGAAAGTCATCAACGTCGCGCGCACTCGCGGCGCGTTTTCCCCTGCTGCACGTCGACACGGGCGCGCACTACCGCGCCATAACCGCCGAGATGCTTCGACAGGGAGTTTCTCCGTCCGACCCGCTGGCCGTGGAGTCCGCGCTGACAAGACTCTCGCTTGGCACGCAAGTGACAGGATCCGAGGCCTCGCTGGAAGTCAACGGGCGGATACCCGGCACGGAGATACGCAGTCCCGAGGTAAATGCATCCGTCTCCCATTTCGCGGCGCTGCCCGCAGTTCGATCCACGCTGCTTCAATACCAAAGGGGACAGGCTGATGTGGCGCGCCGGCTCGGCTTCCGCGGACTGCTCATGGAGGGACGGGACATCGGATCGGTGATCTTCCCCGACGCCGACTTGCGCTTCTATCTCCATGCTGATCCGGAGGAGCGCGCCCGCCGCCGCGCGGAACAGGGACAGGCTGATTCAATCACCGAACGCGACCGGCTCGATTCATCGCGCAAAACCGCACCGCTGACAATTTCTCCCGGAGCCATTGCCATCGACTCCACCCATCTCTCCCTCGAACAGGTCGTCTTCCAAGTCTCGGCGCGCATCGCCGAGAAACTCCAGACGGGACGTCGCTGA